The Nicotiana sylvestris chromosome 6, ASM39365v2, whole genome shotgun sequence genomic sequence gatttgacatcggatttagataattttggtatggttagactcgtgagagtatgaggattctgaaaatgtaaattttacccgattctgagatgtgggcccgaggggcattttggtcattttacctaattttgcgttttagtttagaatttctttgttgaattagttacttgaagtgttatttacgttatgaaattgaattgaatagatttgggccacttggagtcgagtacttgtggcaagagcgtggtttcagattgattatttagccagttcgaggtaagtggcttgtctaaccttgtatgggggaccttccccttaggattagtttatttggtaattgaaatgccttgtagtgaggtgacgagtgtgtacttatgctaattgttggaattctgatttttctttaagtAGTTACTAGTAATGTTTACTTTCCGatttttattacttgtactattaagcctgttgttagcttaggaaagcatgtctaagtgatttaattgctttatttgctcaaactgccttacctgaattctgtacATCATGCTAGGCTAGActtacttgttgccttaatatgaaatttgccatttctgagtatttttcctgttgctgttgtgtatttacattgggactacggatgtgggattttggtagatcccccttgtctgtttatttgggactacggatgtgggattccggtagatccccctgcacagttatatggaactacgggactacaccgggtagattctcccagtactgggtatttatatttgggactacggatcagtatttcggtagatccccgcgcactgatagttggactgcgggacgggatcccgggagatccttcagatatatatgatggactacgggatggtatcccgagagatccactAGATAGATGTAATTGGGAGTACAAGACGGTAACCTGGAAGGTACcccagttgttatctctgtgttgagttgtatttcctttccgtgattattttgcctctgttctagttgttgttgctctttctattatacgttatttcttactgttgcacttaattatactacCTTGTTCTACAGTGTTATACCTTGTATTTTGTTTAACTTCAGTAGAGCCCTGACCTTtcttgtcactacccgaccgaggttaggcttggcacttactgagtaccaatgtggtgtactcatgccccttctgcgcatatttttcatgtgcagaaaCAGGTACTGCGACTTAGTCCTATCACCCATGAGGCGAGGCGAGTGccctagagacttcgaggtacatctgccgtgtctgcagaccgagaagtccctttctattcttgctttaaaacatttgcccttctgtatttctttcccttgttaggtattctggagttagacattgtagatatccaaaggcttgtggttctgtgagttttcgggttttgggatagtgtacttgattcTGAGAATGTTGTGCTGTATATGCTGAGCAacacttttaaacactatttttatcactcttcattctgttttaatttgttttattacGCATATTGGTTATCTTCcgtaatttaggcttacctagttatagaggactaggtgccgtcacgatggttcacagagggcgaaccggggtcgtgacaagaacctaagaaccctaaaaggccaactaTCCACAATTAAGTCcgagtacgcacttgtcacctcgaGTACACGgattacaatcaacatagaagactcaatcctaagggaaagtcccccacataaggttaggcaagatacttacctcaaagacgacaaatcGATACTCTAAGATGCACTTCTCgagtgaaaagacctccggactgctcaaatctaaccaaattaacttcaaagaacaaataaaacacataagagacatttcggatcataaagtctcaatcttgatcaaattctaaaaatcggtccaaaagttgACCCCGGGGcctgcacctcggaacccgacaaattttacaaaaattgaatacccatttcgatacgagttcaacaatacaaaatttatcaaattccgataccatttggtccctcaaatcacgatTTTTTATTTTAGATTTTTTCTTCAAAACCAACTCCTTGCCCAAtccaaaacacaatttaaatgataaaaataaagacaaattcatggaatatatttaattatagttaaggaacacttacccaatcgaatttcgtgaaaaattCACCAAATATTGCCAAGAACCAAGCTCTAGAAGTCAAAgtgtgatgaaaatggtgaaacctCGATTTTGGGATATATTCTGTCTGCCAAGgtttttgtgcatcgcgaacgcgaagagaggaccgtgttcgcatagaagaaaagtTAAGGCTGCCCAGGTTGctgatgtgccggagaatttcaGCACATTTGAtactaattgcttagattttagcttgttttaaatgcaattTCCTTTTGTACTTATGTAATCTTAGTGTTTTTGCAGTGTATGAGGCTTAAGGACATAAGAgcatggaaaagagttcaaaaagCCACAAAAAAGACAATAAAAGAGCAAAAAGGCATCGCAAATGTGGATATGCTATCGCAAAACCCACATGCGAGCCGCATAATCCACACTGAGATCGCAGATCAAAACAGATTTCTAGGCAAAGTTCAACGTCAAGAATGCAGTCCAGTCTGCAATCGCACAACCTGTTTGCGagccgcagaatggaccgcaaactaACCATGAAGGCTGTTGAAGGAAGAAAATGCTATGCAAAATGCGATTGCATTCCCACAATGCGGACCGCAAACCATGAATGCGGTGGAGGCCTGGAAACTAGGGTTCTAAAGTGCGATGGGCTTGACGAGAATGTATATcgcatgtctgttatgcgacagaaatgcggtcgcatatttgatcggaaagggtatttttgtccgttCTTTGTCTCGAATTTTggacctctataaatagatttattggggttttgtgAGGAGTAACTGGTCTGATTTTGGGAGCTACAATACAAGACTTAAATATTCTTCTCTTTTCGAAGCTTTTGGGTCAAGAATATTTCAcgttgtaagctttatggcattaaTGTTCTCTtgcttttgtatttttgtatgagtagctaactttaaatactaaggttgtggaccctaaatgggtgttatgttaatgggtgtttaacattgaatatatatatatatatatatatatatatatatatatatatatatataatagttggttgatatttatttacttctcattcttcattgattgttggtggttgcaaacgtTAACAAGTGCTATTGAATTCTTTCTTTGCTTGGAAAAGTGGGTTGGAATTTGgaagaagtaaatatcaaagactcaaggcttaaaccttgtttaatggaatcacttaggaataagtgggttttatttggcatatatattgattgttcttaattgcaactcttttacatttggaaaaatcacaaagaggaaatactacccaactattggaaaatattagGTAGTTATTtagacatcatttgcatatcaaaaggaccttccattagaaatatatcatattaatacttcattaaaggggacacaactttggtttctttaatcaaattatttacattctcaacatTTAAATTAGCTATCACTTCAAACCGAActcaattcatactcttgttaccattAACACATACTCTTGTTACTGTTAACCTGATAGAATTACGACTTTAGTCGAGCAACACACTACTCGAGTAACTTTTccacacctattccctgtgggattcgaccccaaccttgttgggttattatatttgacatcgaccgccttacactatttactaaagtgtaatttgagcgtatcaaattttggcgccgctgtcggggaatacggttttgaaattactaattagtgtgtgctttactttatGTCTTGTTCTATTCCATCACattttgcttgttttgcttggtgttgataggaaaacaTGTCCGAATATGGTGAAGACGTGGAggtagaaatggaagaaaatccttttgcggacatcgaggagtacattgaggatacaaatgctattgtacctccGGCCATTGGCGCTGCAACTTTCAAGGTGGAACATGGTCTAATCCTTATGCTCAAAGCGGAGGGGTTTTTCAGAAATTCCACTGATGATGATCCGACACAACATCTTAGAAACTTCTTGGGTGTGTGTGCTATAAGCAGAACAATGTCTTTGATGATGCCCTAAGGTTGAGATGCTTCAAGTACTCTCTAGCTGGGGACGCAAGGAAATGGCTTCAAAATCTGCCACCAAACTCCATTCATTCTTGACCCGAACTTGTCCGAGCATTCTTGTCTAAATGGTTCCCGCAAAGTAAGAAGTCTGAGCTCAGGGATAAAATCTTCTATTTCAAGTAAGTACCAGGAGAACATCTACATGAGGCATGGGATCGTTTCAAATTATATTTGGTGAGATCTCCCAACCATGGTTTTTCGGATTCTATTTTGTTGGAGAAATTCTACATGGGCTTGGATCCTATGAACTAATCTATAGCCAAGAATGCAGTTGACGGATCTTTCATGGACAAATCATTCGCAAGGGTGACACAAATACTTGACAAAATGGCAAAGCATAATCAAGTATGGCACTTCGAGGATACCACAAGTGGAATTACATATGGTTCTCCTTCATTGAGCAACATGATCAAGGAAAATCAAGAGGGAGATCAAGTGATTGCAGGGCTTGCTATAAATGTTAATGTGTTGAAAAAGATGTTCACCGAAAGCCAAACGAAGAAGGTAAATGTGTTTGAGGATGTGCAACCCGTATCAAATGAGGATTTTGAGGAAGCAAAttatgtcaacaactctcaaggaggctatcaaaggcaacaataccaaggtcaaggacaacaaaatcaatggaggcAAAACTCGCAAGGGCAAGGCCACCAACAATGGCGAAATGACCAAGGTGGCTCAAACCAAGGAagttggaacaacaacaacaacttctcaAACCGGAGTTCAAACTCTTATGTTCCCCCAAAGGGTCAATATTCAAATCAAAGTTCCGCAAGTGAGTCTAAGTTGGAAAGTATGCTCGAATgggtattgcaaaatcaagaaAATCCGACACTTCTATGAGGAACATGACCGAGCTTGTTGGCTCTCATACTGCAtccattcaaaaattggagatgaAAATGAGAGACCTCTCTAGGGAGCAAAATCCAAAGCGAAAGAGAACACTCCCTAGtgacacaattgcgaacccaaagGGTAGTGGGAGCGGCCCAACTTCTCAAGTCATGACAATTACTACTAGGAGTGGGAAGGTACTACAAGGAGAGGGTGAAGAAGTGGTTGAGGTAGAAGATTTTGAGAAAGGGGTTGAGGTTGAAGAGCCAAGTGTTGTCGAAATTGAGAAAATTCCGGAAGATGTGCAAGTGCAAGAAGAAAACCAGGAAgaggtaaaggaaaaggtaaaagagacaccaaaaactcttccacctattcctagacctccccctccattccctcaaagactcgttaggaaggttgatgatagcaaactcgaGAAGTTCTACGACATTCTCAAGCAATTATCGGTGAATATCccatttgtggaagcatttcaagagatgcTGGGTTTTGCTAAGTATTTGAAGGATTTGATCACCAAGAAGAAAACCACAAAAAATAAAGTGGTAAATGTGATTCATCGGGTTAGTTCCATAATTGCAACATCCATcgttcaaaagaaagaagatccgggagctttcaccattccttgtacCATTGGGGTATATGATTTCGCAAGAGCCCTTTGTGATAATGGAGCTAGCATCAACTTGATGCCTCTTGCCATTTACAAGAAAGCAAGATTAGGTATGCCAAGGCCCACaagtatgagattgcaaatggccgatcGTTCCATTAAACGACCGGTGGGAATTGTTGATGATGTACTCGTGAAGGTGGGGAAATTTCATTTACCCGCCGACTTCGTAATCCTTGATTGTGCGGTTGACAAAGATCCCTATCATCTTGGGGAGACCATTCCTTGCCACCGGAAGAGCATTAATGGATTCGGAACGGAATGAGATTAAATTTTGTGTGAATGATAAAGAGGTTACATTCCAGGAAACTACTGCATGGGTATGAAAGCATCTTGGTGATCGATGTTGTTGATGAAGTAGAGGATGTAGTtgaaatgaaaatggaagaaCAATGCCTCGGCGAAGCATTGGCGGCTATTTTGGTAAACGTTGATGGTGAAGATATGGAGGGGTATATGGAATTAGTAAATCCATTGGAGGGGTTTGGTTCCTACACTTATGCTCCGGCAAAGCTCTCTCTCGACTTGGAGAATAGAACCACTCCACCCGCAAAGCCTTCTATTATCGAACCTCCACAACTAGAGCTCAAACCATTTCCACCTcacttgaggtataaatttcttggctcaaatgatactttaccggtaattatttcttctttgttgaatgatgtgcaAGTAGAACAATTGTTGGAAGTCTTGAAGGAGCATAGGCAAGCCATTGGATGGACAATTGCGGACATCAGTGGGATTCCCGCGGGAATTTGCGAGCACAAAATCCAATTGGAAAGTGAAACAAAATTAAGTGTGGAACATCAACGATGGTTGAACCCATcaatgcaagaggtggtaaagaaagaaatcatcacatggttagatgtcggggttgtctaccctattgccgatagttcttgggtgagcccggtgcaatgtgtgccgaaaaagggagACATGACCGTAAttgaaaatgagaaaaatgagctcGTCCCAACAAGAACGGTGACCGGTTAGAGGGTGTATATGGATTATCGGAAGCTCAATAGTGCCACATGCAAAGACCATTtcctatgccttttattgatcaaatgcctGATCGGCTAGTGGGATGGTCattctattgtttccttgatggatattccggctacaaccaaatcaacatagCATTGGAGGATCAAGAGAAGACGACATTCACGTGCCCCTATGGAACTTTTGCTTTTAGCCGGATTCCATTTGGTTTATGCAACGCTCTGGCTACTTTTCAAAGATGCATGATGTCCATTTTCTCCGACATGGTAGAGGATTTTCTACAAGTCTTCCTGGACGACTTCTCGGTGGTAGGTGATTCTTTCGAGCATTGTCTTAACAATCTTAGACAAGTGCTTAAGAGATGTGAAGAGACCAACCTTGtgctcaattgggaaaaatgccacttcatggtggatgAAGGCATCGTgttggggcataaaatttcaaagaatGGCATAGAGGTTGACCGGGCAAAGATCGAGATTATTTCTAAGCTTCCTCCACCTACTTCTGTTAAATGTGTCCGAAGTTTTTTAGGGCATGCCGGGTTCTATAAGCGCAAGATCAAGGACTTCTCCAAGATTGCAAATCCTatgtgcaaactccttgaaaaggatgCCATATTtgtgtttgatgagaaatgcCTCAAAGCCTTTGAGGAGTTAAAGCAAAGGCTCACCATgacacctattattgtcacacccgattggtctcttcctttcgagctcatgtgtgacgccagtggtgtagctattggAGCAATGCTTGGCCAACGTCACAGCAAGATTCTCCACCCggtctattatgcaagcaagacactcaATGGGGCACAAATGAATTACACGGTGACTGAGCAAGAACTTCTTGCCATTGTCTATACCTTTGAGAAGTTCCGGGCTTAtttgttgggatccaaggtgATAGTGTACATAGATCATGCTGCTCTTTGCTATCTCATGCCAAAGAAGGATGCAAAACCTCGGTTGATTCGATGGATCttgttgttgcaagaatttgacttcgAGGTCAAAGATCGCAAGGGAACTCAAAATCAAGTGGCGTATCATTTATCAAGGCTTGAAGAGGCAGGGAGACCAAAGGGAAATCTGGAGATCAACAATGCATTCCCGGATGAACACATATTGGCACTATCTAGCACCTTTGCTCCTTGGTATGCCGATATTGCTAACTATTTGGTTAGTGACCTTATCCCGGACGGATTGGAATCCTatcaaaagaagaagtttttAAGAGACTGCCGGCAATACTATTGGGAGGAGCCATTCTTATTCCGTGTTTGTGCTGACAATATTATCATAAGGTGTGTTCCGGAAGAAGAGATTATGCCAATTCTAAAAGCATGCCACGATTCACCGGTTGGGGGTCATCATGGAGGAAATCGAATGGCGGCTAAGGTTCTTGAATGTGGTTACTATTGGCCTTCAATCTATCATGAtgccaatcaaatggtcaaggcttgTGACCAATGTCAAAGACAAGGTTCAATCTCCAAGAGGGatgaaatgccaatgcactttgtgatggagataGAGATCTTCGACGTGTGGGGAAGTGATTTCATAGGTCCATTTGTAAGCGCTTTCGGGATGAAATATATTTTGGTGGCtgtggactatgtgtccaaatgggttgaagcgattgccttaccaaacaatgaggcaaggagtgtgaccacattcttgaagaaaaacatattcacttGATTTGGCACTCCTAGATCCATTCTTAGTGATGGAGGATCTCACTTCTGTAACAATGCTTTCACGGGATTACTTGAGAAATATGGCGTCAAGCACAAGGTGGCTACACCTTATCATCCGCaatcaagtggtcaagttgaggtttccaacaGGGAGATAAAGAGCATTCTAGCAAAAACTGTTAATCCAAACAGGACTGATTGATCAAGGAAGCTAGATGACACATGTGGGCATACCGCACGGCTTACAAGAC encodes the following:
- the LOC138871379 gene encoding uncharacterized protein, which encodes MTELVGSHTASIQKLEMKMRDLSREQNPKRKRTLPSDTIANPKGSGSGPTSQVMTITTRSGKVLQGEGEEVVEVEDFEKGVEVEEPSVVEIEKIPEDVQVQEENQEEVKEKVKETPKTLPPIPRPPPPFPQRLVRKVDDSKLEKFYDILKQLSVNIPFVEAFQEMLGFAKYLKDLITKKKTTKNKVVNVIHRVSSIIATSIVQKKEDPGAFTIPCTIGVYDFARALCDNGASINLMPLAIYKKARLGMPRPTSMRLQMADRSIKRPVGIVDDVLVKVGKFHLPADFVILDCAVDKDPYHLGETIPCHRKSINGFGTE